Proteins co-encoded in one Vidua chalybeata isolate OUT-0048 chromosome 18, bVidCha1 merged haplotype, whole genome shotgun sequence genomic window:
- the SIRT4 gene encoding NAD-dependent protein lipoamidase sirtuin-4, mitochondrial isoform X1 yields the protein MFSARTWSGVFRAVRLHHFRSRSISRASPNLTFVPACLPPDPAEVEELQRFVSNSKRLFVMTGAGISTESGIPDYRSEGVGLYARTDRRPIQHAEFVRSASARQRYWARNFVGWPQFSSHQPNKAHLVLRDWEKLGKLHWLVTQNVDALHTKAGSQRMTELHGCIHRVFCLACGDQILRSELQEHFEALNPTWKAEAFGVAPDGDVFLTDEQVRNFQVPACRKCGGILKPDVTFFGDTVSQEKVSFVHQRLAESDSMLIAGSSMQVYSGYRFALAAREKKLPIAVLNIGPTRLDHFASLKLNFRCGELLPLIVCT from the exons ATGTTCTCTGCCAGGACGTGGTCTGGAGTTTTCAGGGCTGTCAGACTGCATCATTTCAGATCCCGTTCTATATCCAGAGCCTCTCCAAACCTGACTTTTGTGCCAGCCTGTCTTCCCCCAGATCCCGCGGAAGTGGAGGAGCTGCAGCGCTTTGTTTCTAACTCCAAGAGGCTGTTTGTAATGACTGGAGCTGGAATCTCCACGGAGTCAGGGATCCCTGATTACCGCTCTGAGGGCGTTGGGCTCTACgccaggacagacagacggCCAATCCAGCACGCTGAGTTCGTCCGCAGCGCCAGTGCCCGGCAGCGCTACTGGGCAAGGAACTTCGTGGGCTGGCCCCAGTTCTCCTCCCACCAGCCAAACAAGGCACACCTGGTACTGAGAGACTGGGAGAAGCTGGGCAAGCTGCACTGGCTGGTGACCCAGAACGTGGATGCCCTTCACACCAAAGCCGGGAGCCAGCGCATGACGGAGCTGCACGGCTGCATACACAG GGTTTTCTGCTTGGCCTGTGGAGACCAAATCTTGCGTTCTGAGCTCCAGGAGCACTTTGAAGCTCTGAATCCTACTTGGAAAGCTGAAGCGTTTGGAGTGGCTCCGGATGGGGATGTCTTCCTGACGGACGAGCAGGTGCGCAATTTCCAAGTCCCAGCCTGCCGTAAATGTGGTGGAATCCTGAAGCCCGATGTGACCTTCTTTGGAGACACAGTGAGCCAGGAAAAAGTCAGTTTTGTACACCAACGCCTGGCAGAATCAGATTCCATGCTGATAGCAGGATCCTCTATGCAG GTGTATTCTGGTTACAGGTTTGCTCTTGCTGCTCGGGAGAAGAAGCTGCCAATTGCAGTCCTTAACATTGGGCCCACCAGGTTAGATCACTTTGCATCCTTAAAGCTGAATTTCCGCTgtggagagctgctgcctttgatTGTTTGCACATGA
- the SIRT4 gene encoding NAD-dependent protein lipoamidase sirtuin-4, mitochondrial isoform X2: MFSARTWSGVFRAVRLHHFRSRSISRASPNLTFVPACLPPDPAEVEELQRFVSNSKRLFVMTGAGISTESGIPDYRSEGVGLYARTDRRPIQHAEFVRSASARQRYWARNFVGWPQFSSHQPNKAHLVLRDWEKLGKLHWLVTQNVDALHTKAGSQRMTELHGCIHRVFCLACGDQILRSELQEHFEALNPTWKAEAFGVAPDGDVFLTDEQVRNFQVPACRKCGGILKPDVTFFGDTVSQEKVSFVHQRLAESDSMLIAGSSMQVCSCCSGEEAANCSP; this comes from the exons ATGTTCTCTGCCAGGACGTGGTCTGGAGTTTTCAGGGCTGTCAGACTGCATCATTTCAGATCCCGTTCTATATCCAGAGCCTCTCCAAACCTGACTTTTGTGCCAGCCTGTCTTCCCCCAGATCCCGCGGAAGTGGAGGAGCTGCAGCGCTTTGTTTCTAACTCCAAGAGGCTGTTTGTAATGACTGGAGCTGGAATCTCCACGGAGTCAGGGATCCCTGATTACCGCTCTGAGGGCGTTGGGCTCTACgccaggacagacagacggCCAATCCAGCACGCTGAGTTCGTCCGCAGCGCCAGTGCCCGGCAGCGCTACTGGGCAAGGAACTTCGTGGGCTGGCCCCAGTTCTCCTCCCACCAGCCAAACAAGGCACACCTGGTACTGAGAGACTGGGAGAAGCTGGGCAAGCTGCACTGGCTGGTGACCCAGAACGTGGATGCCCTTCACACCAAAGCCGGGAGCCAGCGCATGACGGAGCTGCACGGCTGCATACACAG GGTTTTCTGCTTGGCCTGTGGAGACCAAATCTTGCGTTCTGAGCTCCAGGAGCACTTTGAAGCTCTGAATCCTACTTGGAAAGCTGAAGCGTTTGGAGTGGCTCCGGATGGGGATGTCTTCCTGACGGACGAGCAGGTGCGCAATTTCCAAGTCCCAGCCTGCCGTAAATGTGGTGGAATCCTGAAGCCCGATGTGACCTTCTTTGGAGACACAGTGAGCCAGGAAAAAGTCAGTTTTGTACACCAACGCCTGGCAGAATCAGATTCCATGCTGATAGCAGGATCCTCTATGCAG GTTTGCTCTTGCTGCTCGGGAGAAGAAGCTGCCAATTGCAGTCCTTAA